A single Lolium perenne isolate Kyuss_39 chromosome 6, Kyuss_2.0, whole genome shotgun sequence DNA region contains:
- the LOC127309695 gene encoding myosin-2, producing the protein MSVVATSSLSSLEAMLHSLMGRSEGGGDETQIDDDDEKEVEKEEDALESPLPPTLPVRPTARGRLPSLPRVAGAAAGSWTPPSTPSPRKGDDDVSTVEVSVAVAVAELERKAAEAEVRLRQKEEENAALRRRMESYHVRWLEYEIRIKSLEEAFHEQLASLQVARDAARIAQDAARMAQELPYDEDAPPTRLWQTDRRRSADGSRRTSAVGRLGAEFRRGSQAFEKGAVALVAEPRPQWEPGVPSADSVGDLKKLKAQFRAWKKDYEARLRRAKAEIDRDRRRQSSCWI; encoded by the exons ATGTCGGTGGTGGCGACGTCTTCTCTGAGCTCGCTGGAGGCGATGCTGCACTCGCTGATGGGAAGGTCGGAAGGAGGAGGAGACGAAACGCAaatagacgacgacgacgagaagGAGGTGGAGAAGGAGGAGGACGCCCTCGAGTCGCCGCTGCCACCGACATTGCCCGTGCGGCCGACCGCTCGAGGCCGGCTCCCGTCGCTGCCGAGGGTCGCCGGAGCCGCTGCAGGTTCATGGACTCCGCCGTCGACGCCGTCACCTCGCAAG GGAGACGACGACGTGTCAACGGTGGAGGTTTCGGTCGCTGTCGCGGTGGCGGAGCTGgagcggaaggcggcggaggcggaggtgcgGCTGCGACAGAAAGAGGAGGAGAACGCGGCGCTGCGGCGGCGGATGGAAAGCTACCACGTCCGGTGGCTGGAGTACGAGATCAGGATCAAGTCCCTCGAGGAGGCATTCCACGAGCAGCTGGCGTCTCTGCAGGTGGCCCGGGACGCCGCAAGGATAGCCCAGGACGCTGCAAGGATGGCCCAGGAGTTGCCGTACGACGAGGACGCGCCGCCGACGAGGCTGTGGCAGACCGATCGCCGTCGAAGTGCGGATGGTTCCAGGCGGACCAGCGCGGTGGGCCGGCTCGGCGCGGAGTTCCGGCGGGGGAGCCAAGCGTTCGAGAAGGGCGCGGTCGCGCTGGTTGCCGAGCCGAGGCCGCAGTGGGAGCCTGGCGTGCCGAGCGCGGACTCCGTCGGGGATCTGAAGAAGCTCAAGGCGCAGTTCCGTGCGTGGAAGAAGGATTACGAGGCTCGGCTGCGCAGGGCCAAGGCCGAGATCGACAGGGACAGAAGGCGTCAGAGCAGCTGCTGGATTTAA